A region from the Thauera humireducens genome encodes:
- a CDS encoding ribbon-helix-helix domain-containing protein, with translation MCQIFTTADPELYACRSRSIRLRGVATSVRLENIYWNTLEEIGVRDGLTVPQLVSRLHDELDHAGALGDRANFTSFLRVTCTRYLQLQLQLAGLIPTDRSIAIRSLDAGKVLADERSRFFSSVA, from the coding sequence ATGTGTCAGATATTCACCACCGCCGACCCCGAGCTTTACGCGTGCCGCTCACGCTCGATCCGCCTGCGCGGTGTCGCCACCAGCGTCCGGCTTGAGAACATCTACTGGAACACGCTTGAAGAGATCGGCGTGCGCGATGGTTTGACCGTGCCTCAACTCGTCAGTCGCCTGCATGATGAACTCGACCACGCGGGTGCCCTCGGTGATCGTGCCAACTTCACGTCCTTCTTGCGCGTTACCTGCACGCGCTACCTGCAGCTTCAGCTCCAGCTCGCAGGCTTGATTCCCACAGATCGCTCGATTGCCATCCGTTCGCTCGACGCCGGCAAGGTCCTCGCCGACGAGCGCTCCAGATTCTTTTCGTCTGTTGCTTGA
- a CDS encoding DJ-1/PfpI family protein, translating to MGKKILMICGDFCEDYETMVPFQALQAVGHTVHAVCPDKKAGDVIATAIHDFEGHQTYSEKRGHNFALNASFADVRAADYDALVIPGGRGPEYLRMNDAVVAMVRHFFDTDKPVAAICHGAQLLAGARVLEGRLCSAYPACRAEVELAGGRYADIAIDAAVTDRNLVSAPAWPAHPAWIAQFLAVLGTRITH from the coding sequence ATGGGTAAGAAGATTCTGATGATCTGCGGCGATTTCTGCGAAGACTACGAGACGATGGTGCCCTTCCAGGCGCTGCAGGCGGTGGGGCATACGGTGCATGCGGTGTGCCCTGACAAGAAGGCGGGCGACGTCATCGCCACCGCGATCCACGACTTCGAGGGGCATCAGACCTACAGCGAGAAGCGGGGCCACAACTTCGCGCTCAACGCCAGCTTCGCCGATGTGCGTGCCGCGGACTACGATGCGCTCGTGATCCCCGGCGGTCGCGGCCCGGAATACCTGCGCATGAACGACGCGGTCGTCGCCATGGTCCGGCACTTTTTCGACACCGACAAACCCGTGGCCGCGATCTGCCATGGGGCGCAGTTGCTGGCCGGTGCCCGTGTGCTGGAGGGGCGTCTATGTTCCGCCTATCCTGCTTGCCGTGCCGAGGTCGAACTGGCTGGCGGGCGTTACGCCGACATCGCGATCGACGCCGCGGTCACTGACCGGAATCTCGTCTCGGCGCCGGCGTGGCCCGCACATCCTGCCTGGATCGCGCAGTTCCTGGCCGTTCTTGGCACTCGGATCACGCACTGA
- the ltrA gene encoding group II intron reverse transcriptase/maturase, whose translation MSLGRAMHQKPGKLGRNARGRGEAEPEAVRDEARTARHATGSPGRDDLLAQALAKANMEAAWKRVKSNRGSAGADGLSIAETAEYLRAHWPRIRESLLDGSYRPVPVRRVQIPKPDGGVRELGIPTVTDRLIQQALLQVLQPRIDPTFSEHSYGFRPGRRAHDAVLDAQRYVQDGYRVVVDVDLEKFFDRVNHDILMERLARRIEDKAVLRLIRRYLVAGIMDGGVVMERYEGTPQGGPLSPLLANVLLDEVDRELERRGHRFVRYADDCNVYVRSRRAGERVLAGLTKLYDRLHLKVNDAKTAVAPASRRKFLGYAFWYGSGGQVKCRVADKALKTFKQRIRQLTRRSGGRNLSEIAERLRAYMPGWKAYFQLAQTPKVFRELDEWIRHRLRVVQLKHWRRGTTMYRELKAMGASETDARKVAANSRCWWHNSRMRLNRALPIAYFDRLGVPRLS comes from the coding sequence GTGTCGCTCGGACGTGCAATGCATCAGAAGCCTGGGAAACTGGGGCGCAACGCGAGAGGGCGAGGTGAAGCCGAGCCTGAAGCGGTGCGTGATGAAGCACGGACGGCGCGGCATGCAACTGGAAGCCCAGGGCGAGATGACCTGCTTGCGCAGGCGCTCGCGAAAGCGAACATGGAGGCGGCGTGGAAACGCGTCAAATCCAATCGCGGTAGTGCTGGAGCGGATGGGTTGTCGATTGCCGAGACGGCGGAGTACCTGAGAGCGCACTGGCCCCGGATTCGGGAATCCTTGCTCGATGGCAGCTACCGGCCTGTGCCGGTGCGCCGCGTCCAGATCCCGAAGCCCGATGGTGGGGTGCGCGAACTGGGGATTCCGACGGTGACGGATCGGCTGATCCAGCAAGCCCTGCTGCAAGTCCTGCAGCCCAGGATTGATCCGACGTTCTCTGAACACAGTTACGGCTTTCGTCCGGGACGCCGTGCGCACGACGCGGTGCTCGATGCACAGCGCTACGTGCAAGACGGTTACCGGGTGGTGGTCGATGTGGATCTGGAGAAGTTCTTCGACCGGGTCAACCACGACATCCTGATGGAACGGTTGGCGAGGCGAATCGAGGACAAGGCCGTGCTGCGGCTGATCCGTCGTTACCTCGTGGCCGGGATCATGGATGGCGGCGTGGTCATGGAGCGATACGAGGGGACGCCGCAAGGCGGACCGCTATCGCCGCTCTTGGCCAATGTGCTGCTCGACGAGGTGGATCGGGAACTGGAGCGAAGGGGTCACCGCTTCGTGCGCTACGCCGATGACTGCAACGTATATGTGCGCAGTCGCCGGGCGGGCGAACGGGTGCTGGCGGGCCTGACGAAGCTCTATGATCGACTCCACCTGAAGGTCAACGACGCCAAGACGGCCGTCGCGCCGGCCTCGCGCCGCAAGTTTCTGGGCTATGCCTTCTGGTACGGCTCAGGCGGACAGGTCAAGTGCAGGGTGGCCGACAAGGCGCTCAAGACCTTCAAGCAACGCATTCGGCAACTCACACGTCGCTCGGGTGGGCGCAACCTGTCCGAGATTGCCGAACGACTGCGGGCCTACATGCCGGGCTGGAAGGCGTACTTCCAGCTTGCGCAGACACCCAAGGTGTTCCGCGAACTCGACGAGTGGATCAGGCACCGGCTACGTGTGGTGCAGCTCAAGCACTGGCGTCGGGGCACAACGATGTATCGGGAGTTGAAAGCGATGGGCGCTTCGGAGACGGACGCCCGCAAGGTGGCGGCGAACAGTCGGTGCTGGTGGCATAACAGCCGCATGCGATTGAACCGCGCGCTGCCTATCGCCTACTTCGACCGTCTCGGTGTGCCTCGGCTCTCATAA
- a CDS encoding c-type cytochrome: protein MSNHRALTRFATPVVAMVAAAALAGCGKQSSVDPELTATLIQPVARVEIQAVKITPGTRTGEQIYKAICAACHDSGAVGAPKTGDSGAWAPRLALGHDGLTKSAIAGKNAMPPRGGGSDLTDTEVKRAVAYLANTAGANFTEPPVEQ from the coding sequence ATGTCGAACCATCGCGCTCTCACCCGCTTCGCAACGCCTGTTGTCGCCATGGTCGCAGCCGCAGCGCTGGCCGGCTGTGGCAAGCAGAGCTCGGTCGATCCCGAGCTGACCGCCACCCTCATCCAGCCAGTTGCACGCGTCGAGATCCAGGCCGTCAAGATCACCCCGGGCACCCGCACCGGCGAGCAGATCTACAAGGCCATCTGCGCCGCCTGCCACGACTCCGGCGCCGTCGGCGCACCGAAGACCGGTGATTCGGGCGCCTGGGCGCCTCGCCTGGCACTGGGTCACGACGGTCTGACCAAGTCGGCCATCGCCGGCAAGAATGCGATGCCCCCGCGCGGTGGTGGCAGCGACCTGACCGACACCGAAGTGAAGCGCGCGGTGGCCTACCTGGCCAACACCGCCGGCGCCAACTTCACCGAGCCCCCGGTCGAGCAGTAA
- a CDS encoding UvrD-helicase domain-containing protein yields the protein MSALLNAPQREAIRYLDGPCLVLAGAGSGKTRVITHKIAHLINECGLNPGNIAAITFTNKAAKEMQERVAHIMGGRAPSGLTVCTFHALGVRIIRQEAVHCGLKPQFSILDASDTVQIVSDVAGDSDKGIAKQMQWQISSWKNAMITPEEAAQLADNEIASVAAKLYKEYERTLRAYQAVDFDDLISLPVRLFDEHPEVRERWQNKLRYLLVDEYQDTNRAQYRLLRLISGVRGAFTAVGDDDQAIYAWRGADVENLRLLQQDYPKLRVIKLEQNYRSSRRILEAANTVIANNEKLFDKRLWSEHGTGEQIVVTNCRDADHEAEWVATKIAAHKFEHRTRFKDYAILYRGNHQARIIEQQLRNNRIPYVMSGGQSFFDKAEIRDLIAYLRLLVNEDDDLAFIRAITTPRRGVGPTTLEALGGYAGRRHISLFAAVFEEGLTQHLNAKQLHGVQEFAGFINRLQYRAPREPAAQLLEDLLAAIQYEAWLFEHCSTREAESKWSNVRDFVGWLGRKGEEDGKNLVELTQTIALISMLDKEDPDFDGVQMATLHASKGLEFPHVFLVGVEEGLLPHQSSIDEDKVEEERRLMYVGITRAQRSLNITWCERRKSGREFRPCEPSRFIAEMGDDIKMNDRKTATPVSKEEGKARLANLMAMFESREKGG from the coding sequence ATGTCCGCCCTCCTCAACGCGCCCCAGCGCGAAGCCATCCGTTATTTAGACGGCCCCTGTCTGGTGCTGGCCGGCGCCGGCAGTGGCAAGACGCGGGTGATCACGCACAAGATCGCGCACCTGATCAACGAGTGCGGGCTGAACCCGGGCAACATCGCGGCCATCACCTTCACCAACAAGGCGGCCAAGGAAATGCAGGAGCGCGTCGCCCACATCATGGGCGGCCGCGCGCCGAGCGGGCTGACGGTGTGCACCTTCCATGCGCTGGGCGTGCGCATCATCCGCCAGGAGGCGGTCCATTGCGGGCTGAAGCCGCAGTTCTCGATCCTGGATGCGTCCGACACGGTGCAGATCGTGTCCGACGTGGCGGGCGACAGCGACAAGGGCATCGCCAAGCAGATGCAGTGGCAGATCTCGTCGTGGAAGAACGCGATGATCACGCCCGAGGAAGCCGCGCAGTTGGCCGACAATGAGATCGCCTCGGTCGCCGCCAAGCTCTACAAGGAATACGAACGCACGCTGCGCGCTTACCAGGCGGTGGATTTCGACGACCTGATCTCGCTGCCGGTGCGCCTGTTCGACGAACATCCCGAGGTGCGCGAGCGCTGGCAGAACAAGCTGCGCTATCTGTTGGTGGACGAATACCAGGACACCAACCGCGCCCAGTACCGCCTGCTGCGCCTGATCTCGGGCGTGCGTGGCGCCTTCACTGCGGTGGGCGACGACGACCAGGCGATCTACGCCTGGCGTGGCGCCGACGTCGAGAACCTGCGCCTGCTGCAGCAGGACTACCCGAAGCTGAGGGTGATCAAGCTCGAGCAGAACTACCGCTCGTCGCGCCGCATCCTGGAAGCCGCCAACACCGTCATCGCCAACAACGAGAAGCTGTTCGACAAGCGGCTGTGGTCCGAGCACGGCACGGGCGAGCAGATCGTCGTGACCAACTGCCGCGACGCCGATCACGAGGCCGAGTGGGTGGCCACCAAGATCGCCGCGCACAAGTTCGAGCACCGCACGCGCTTCAAGGACTACGCCATCCTGTATCGGGGGAATCACCAGGCGCGCATCATCGAGCAGCAGCTGCGCAACAACCGTATCCCCTACGTGATGTCGGGCGGGCAGAGCTTCTTCGACAAGGCCGAGATCCGCGACCTGATCGCCTACCTGCGCCTGCTGGTGAATGAAGACGACGACCTCGCCTTCATCCGCGCCATCACCACGCCGCGCCGCGGCGTCGGGCCGACCACGCTCGAGGCGCTGGGCGGCTACGCCGGCCGTCGTCACATCAGCCTGTTCGCGGCGGTGTTCGAGGAAGGGCTGACCCAGCACCTGAACGCCAAGCAACTGCACGGCGTGCAGGAGTTCGCCGGCTTCATCAATCGCCTGCAGTACCGCGCCCCGCGCGAACCGGCGGCGCAACTGCTGGAGGATCTGCTGGCCGCCATCCAGTATGAAGCCTGGCTGTTCGAACACTGCAGCACGCGCGAGGCGGAATCCAAGTGGAGCAACGTGCGCGACTTCGTCGGCTGGCTGGGGCGCAAGGGCGAGGAGGACGGCAAGAACCTAGTCGAGCTCACCCAGACCATCGCGCTGATCTCGATGCTGGATAAGGAAGACCCGGATTTCGACGGCGTGCAGATGGCGACGCTGCACGCCTCGAAAGGGCTGGAGTTTCCGCACGTGTTCCTGGTCGGCGTGGAGGAAGGCTTGCTGCCGCACCAGAGCAGCATCGACGAGGACAAGGTGGAGGAAGAGCGCCGGCTGATGTACGTCGGCATCACACGGGCGCAGCGCAGCCTCAACATCACCTGGTGCGAGCGCCGCAAGTCGGGTCGCGAGTTCCGCCCCTGCGAACCGAGCCGCTTTATCGCCGAGATGGGGGACGACATCAAGATGAACGACCGCAAGACGGCCACGCCGGTGTCGAAGGAAGAGGGCAAGGCGCGCCTGGCGAATCTCATGGCGATGTTCGAATCGCGCGAGAAGGGCGGCTGA
- a CDS encoding DUF4197 domain-containing protein, giving the protein MRAIFRAIAILLVSAPAWALDLGSLSNADAAGGLKEALTQGAGRAVEMLGRDGGFLKNPKVKIPLPGVLQQAEPLLRMAGRGKDVDQLVTTMNRAAEDAVPEAKALLLAAVKSMTVQDAKAILTGGDDSVTQYFRSKTQDALTQRFIPVVKKHTERLAVSNQYNQLAGQAAGVGLVKGEDAKIEGYVTRKALDGLYLMIAEEERAIRKNPMGAAGSLAKKVFGAL; this is encoded by the coding sequence ATGCGTGCCATCTTTCGTGCTATTGCGATCCTGCTGGTGAGTGCGCCGGCGTGGGCGCTGGACCTGGGCAGCCTGAGCAACGCCGATGCGGCGGGCGGGTTGAAGGAGGCGCTGACCCAGGGGGCGGGCCGGGCGGTTGAAATGCTGGGCCGCGACGGCGGTTTCCTGAAGAACCCGAAGGTGAAGATTCCGCTGCCCGGCGTGCTGCAGCAGGCCGAGCCGCTGCTGCGCATGGCCGGCCGCGGCAAGGACGTCGACCAGCTGGTGACGACGATGAACCGTGCGGCCGAGGACGCGGTGCCCGAGGCCAAGGCGCTGCTGCTGGCGGCGGTGAAGTCGATGACGGTGCAGGACGCCAAGGCCATCCTCACCGGGGGCGACGATTCGGTGACGCAGTACTTTCGCAGCAAGACGCAGGACGCGCTGACGCAGCGTTTCATTCCGGTGGTGAAGAAGCACACCGAGCGCCTGGCGGTGTCGAACCAGTACAACCAGCTGGCCGGCCAGGCCGCCGGCGTGGGCCTGGTCAAGGGCGAGGACGCGAAGATCGAAGGCTATGTGACGCGCAAGGCGCTGGACGGGCTGTACCTGATGATTGCCGAGGAAGAGCGCGCGATCCGCAAGAATCCGATGGGCGCGGCGGGCAGCCTGGCGAAGAAGGTGTTCGGCGCGCTGTAA
- a CDS encoding TlpA family protein disulfide reductase has product MKMKILAAVAVVVLAIAGAFVFTQKPAAPDVAFNTLQGQSFRTADLRGKVVLVNFWATTCTTCIKEMPGLQATHDKFKARGFETVAVAMDYDPPAQVAAYVERSGLPFTFVLDRDGSIARSFEGVRLTPTTYIVNKRGEIVQKILGEPDFTKLHALIDQLLAESA; this is encoded by the coding sequence ATGAAGATGAAGATCCTGGCCGCCGTCGCGGTCGTCGTGCTCGCCATTGCCGGCGCCTTCGTATTCACCCAGAAACCGGCCGCCCCGGACGTGGCCTTCAACACCCTGCAGGGCCAGAGCTTCCGCACCGCCGACCTGCGCGGCAAGGTCGTGCTGGTGAACTTCTGGGCCACCACCTGCACCACCTGCATCAAGGAGATGCCCGGCCTGCAGGCCACGCACGACAAGTTCAAGGCGCGCGGCTTCGAGACCGTCGCCGTGGCCATGGACTACGACCCGCCGGCCCAGGTCGCCGCCTATGTCGAGCGCAGCGGCCTGCCCTTCACCTTCGTGCTCGACCGCGACGGCAGCATCGCGCGCAGCTTCGAAGGCGTGCGCCTCACGCCCACCACCTACATCGTCAACAAGCGTGGCGAGATCGTGCAGAAGATCCTCGGCGAACCCGACTTCACCAAGCTGCACGCCCTCATCGACCAACTGCTGGCGGAGTCTGCGTGA
- a CDS encoding pentapeptide repeat-containing protein: MRSRSGLIVALLLCLPLLAHAQRAGSVGGCDIRRGTLCTNANLNGADLTGVNLANSQFTRSDLSGANLSGATLNEANFSSTELTGTNFTGASMTRINLRAARLGQAKLVDADLRNAVLQNADLHQADLTGARLANADLTNARLDGAILNNADLQRANLRAAKLKGASLVGANLQGAILTRASLVDADLTGANLDQAIFLNAQTEGCTGCP, translated from the coding sequence ATGCGATCCCGTTCCGGCCTGATCGTCGCGCTGCTGTTGTGCCTGCCCCTGCTCGCCCACGCCCAGCGCGCGGGCAGCGTGGGCGGCTGCGACATCCGGCGCGGCACGCTGTGCACCAACGCCAACCTCAACGGCGCCGATCTCACCGGCGTCAATCTGGCCAACTCGCAATTCACCCGTTCCGACCTGTCGGGTGCAAACCTCAGCGGCGCCACGCTCAACGAGGCCAACTTCTCCAGCACCGAACTCACCGGCACCAACTTCACCGGCGCCTCGATGACGCGCATCAACCTGCGCGCCGCCCGCCTGGGCCAGGCAAAGCTGGTCGATGCCGACCTGCGCAACGCCGTGCTGCAGAACGCCGACCTGCACCAGGCCGACCTCACCGGCGCCCGACTGGCCAACGCCGATCTCACCAACGCGCGGCTCGACGGCGCCATCCTGAACAACGCCGACCTGCAACGCGCCAACCTGCGCGCAGCCAAGCTCAAGGGCGCTTCGCTGGTGGGGGCCAACCTGCAGGGCGCCATCCTCACCCGCGCCTCGCTGGTCGATGCGGATCTCACCGGCGCCAACCTCGACCAGGCCATCTTCCTCAACGCCCAGACCGAAGGCTGCACCGGCTGCCCCTGA
- a CDS encoding chemotaxis protein CheB: MRIEGADRLIAIGASTGGTEAIREVLSGLPADAPGIVMTQHMPERFTKAFAERLDRLCAVRVKEAEHGERVRAGHAYLAPGHSHLAVSRSGTHYVLELSNGPPVNRHRPSVDALFHSVARAAGGNAVGALLTGMGKDGALGLLEMRRAGAFTIAQNEVSCVVYGMPREAVEIGAACETLHVQAIAARIVEALRNPLRR; this comes from the coding sequence TTGCGCATCGAAGGCGCCGACCGGCTGATCGCCATTGGCGCATCGACCGGCGGCACCGAGGCGATCCGCGAGGTATTGAGCGGCCTGCCGGCGGATGCGCCCGGCATCGTGATGACGCAGCACATGCCCGAGCGCTTCACCAAGGCTTTTGCCGAGCGCCTGGACCGCCTGTGCGCGGTGCGTGTGAAGGAGGCCGAGCACGGCGAGCGCGTGCGCGCCGGCCACGCCTATCTGGCGCCGGGGCATTCGCACCTGGCGGTGAGCCGCAGTGGCACGCACTACGTGCTGGAACTGTCGAACGGCCCGCCGGTGAATCGCCACCGGCCGTCGGTGGATGCGCTGTTCCATTCGGTGGCGCGCGCGGCGGGCGGCAACGCGGTGGGCGCGCTGCTGACCGGCATGGGCAAGGACGGCGCGCTGGGCCTGCTGGAGATGCGCCGCGCCGGGGCCTTCACCATCGCGCAGAACGAGGTCTCGTGCGTCGTCTATGGCATGCCGCGCGAGGCGGTGGAGATTGGCGCGGCGTGCGAGACGCTGCACGTGCAGGCGATCGCGGCGCGCATCGTCGAGGCGCTGCGCAATCCGCTGCGGCGCTGA
- a CDS encoding CheR family methyltransferase: protein MEKRLGDFQLQTSQIRQTREFPFSDREFQQARRLIYQLAGISMSDLKQDLVYGRLVRRLRATGHTSFQAYLDFVERDRGAEREAFINALTTNLTSFFREPHHFPILADHARKRPAHEPFRVWCAASSTGEEPYSIAITLAEALPTTRRVEILASDIDTQVLATAQQGEYPLVRLNAMSAERRSRFFITGAGVPAGMARVKPELIERIRFSKINLLDPTWSVRGPLDVIFCRNVMIYFDKPTQRKLLERFKPMLRPDGLLICGHSESFQHHADLFRNLGHTVYTPAGPVRT, encoded by the coding sequence ATGGAGAAACGTCTGGGCGATTTCCAGTTGCAGACCAGCCAGATCCGGCAGACGCGGGAGTTTCCGTTTTCGGACCGGGAGTTCCAGCAGGCGCGCCGGCTGATCTACCAGTTGGCGGGCATTTCGATGTCGGATCTGAAGCAGGATCTGGTGTATGGCAGGCTGGTGCGGCGTCTGCGCGCGACGGGGCACACGAGCTTTCAGGCCTACCTGGATTTCGTCGAGCGCGATCGCGGGGCGGAGCGCGAGGCCTTCATCAATGCGCTGACGACCAACCTGACGTCCTTCTTCCGCGAGCCGCATCACTTCCCGATCCTCGCCGACCATGCGCGCAAGCGGCCGGCGCACGAGCCGTTCCGGGTGTGGTGCGCGGCGTCCTCGACCGGCGAGGAGCCGTATTCCATCGCGATCACGCTGGCCGAGGCCCTGCCGACGACGCGGCGGGTGGAGATTCTGGCGTCGGACATCGACACGCAGGTGCTGGCGACGGCGCAGCAGGGTGAATATCCCCTGGTGCGCCTGAACGCGATGAGCGCCGAGCGTCGGAGCCGCTTCTTCATCACCGGCGCCGGCGTGCCGGCCGGCATGGCGCGGGTCAAGCCCGAACTGATCGAGCGCATCCGCTTCAGCAAGATCAACCTGCTCGACCCCACGTGGTCGGTGCGCGGGCCGCTGGACGTGATCTTCTGCCGCAACGTGATGATCTATTTCGACAAGCCGACGCAGCGCAAGCTGCTGGAGCGCTTCAAGCCGATGCTGCGCCCGGACGGCCTGCTGATCTGCGGCCATTCCGAGAGTTTCCAGCACCACGCCGACCTGTTCCGCAACCTGGGGCACACGGTCTATACGCCTGCCGGCCCGGTGCGCACTTGA
- a CDS encoding restriction endonuclease encodes MTRRSRRSRREPGLIEIALTSDWKVSAGMSVFCALAGGVVIPALFGGSRILTSLVILLSPIAWIMAAVFGFISLMRYLKTRPAPVSHTARTPYRAAPIARSAPATTAVSQPLSSLDKAFLHRTPEPPATAAVAERSTAWSRELIDRIEWKRFEDLCCEFYRIKGIRAETTRLGADGGVDIRLFQDDSDPQRCTAVVQCKAWNQAVGVKAVRELRGVMAHEKVEKAFFMAPNGFTDDARAFAAENRITLLDGKLFLAMLERLPAEPRQQLLDFATAGDWTTPTCPSCGIKMTARASKRGRFWGCASYPKCRGMLPMRAAAT; translated from the coding sequence ATGACACGTAGAAGCCGCAGATCCCGGCGCGAACCGGGTCTCATCGAGATCGCCTTGACCTCGGACTGGAAAGTCTCCGCCGGCATGTCCGTCTTCTGCGCGCTGGCGGGCGGCGTCGTCATCCCCGCCCTTTTCGGCGGCAGCCGGATTCTGACCTCGCTGGTCATCCTGCTCAGCCCGATCGCCTGGATCATGGCCGCGGTGTTCGGCTTCATCTCGCTGATGCGCTACCTGAAGACACGACCCGCCCCGGTCTCCCACACAGCGCGCACGCCATACAGAGCGGCCCCCATCGCTCGCAGCGCGCCTGCCACCACCGCAGTCAGTCAGCCCTTGTCCAGTCTCGACAAGGCCTTCCTTCACCGCACCCCCGAACCGCCCGCGACCGCAGCAGTCGCCGAACGCTCGACAGCGTGGTCGCGCGAACTCATCGACCGCATCGAATGGAAGCGCTTCGAAGACCTCTGCTGCGAGTTCTACCGCATCAAGGGCATCCGCGCGGAAACGACCCGCCTCGGTGCGGATGGCGGCGTCGACATCCGGCTCTTCCAGGACGACAGCGATCCACAACGCTGCACCGCCGTCGTGCAATGCAAGGCATGGAACCAGGCCGTTGGCGTGAAGGCCGTGCGCGAACTACGCGGCGTCATGGCGCACGAGAAGGTTGAAAAGGCCTTCTTCATGGCCCCCAACGGCTTCACCGACGACGCCCGCGCCTTCGCCGCCGAAAACCGCATCACCCTGCTCGACGGCAAGCTCTTCCTCGCCATGCTCGAACGCCTGCCCGCCGAACCCCGCCAGCAACTGCTCGACTTCGCCACCGCCGGCGACTGGACCACGCCTACCTGCCCGTCCTGCGGCATCAAGATGACCGCGCGCGCCAGCAAGCGTGGCCGCTTCTGGGGCTGTGCCAGCTACCCAAAATGCCGCGGCATGCTGCCAATGCGCGCCGCCGCGACCTGA
- a CDS encoding IS630 family transposase: protein MKCKRPSDGRALDHHTLQVMRQQAVKAVREGQTVQSVAAAYGVNERSVFRWLADFANGGQNALLAKPIPGRPSKLSAEELSWIANAVRDHNPQQFKFEFGLWTLSLIRHLIKRQFKKELSVSSVHRLMKILGFSAQKPLYQAWQQDPVLVRTWETETYPTIRAEAKRVGATIYFGDESGIRSDYHTGTTWAPQGQTPVVQATGRRFSLNMISAVSTQGEFRFMLHEGSVGAKVFVEFLKRLMVNAEKPVFLIVDGHPIHKAKMVKSYVEGLDGKLKLFYLPPYSPHLNPDETVWAHVKRKVSRQLVESAEEMKRLALGALRSIQKLPELVKSFFRQPECRYILE, encoded by the coding sequence ATGAAATGCAAACGACCTTCCGACGGCCGTGCCCTCGATCATCACACCTTGCAGGTGATGCGGCAGCAGGCTGTCAAAGCAGTGCGTGAGGGGCAGACAGTGCAAAGCGTCGCGGCGGCGTATGGCGTGAATGAGCGCAGCGTTTTCCGGTGGCTCGCCGACTTTGCCAATGGCGGGCAGAACGCATTGCTGGCCAAGCCGATTCCGGGGCGCCCCAGCAAACTCAGCGCCGAGGAGTTGTCGTGGATCGCCAATGCCGTTCGTGACCATAACCCGCAGCAGTTCAAGTTCGAGTTCGGCTTGTGGACGCTGTCGCTGATCCGTCACCTGATCAAGCGCCAGTTCAAGAAGGAGTTGTCGGTCTCCTCGGTCCACCGTCTCATGAAGATCCTGGGCTTCAGCGCCCAGAAGCCGCTCTACCAGGCGTGGCAGCAAGACCCGGTGCTGGTGCGCACGTGGGAGACGGAGACCTACCCCACGATCCGCGCCGAAGCCAAGCGGGTCGGCGCAACGATCTACTTTGGCGACGAGTCGGGTATCCGCTCGGATTACCACACCGGCACGACCTGGGCGCCGCAGGGCCAGACGCCGGTGGTGCAGGCGACGGGCCGGCGCTTCTCGCTGAACATGATCTCGGCGGTTAGCACGCAGGGCGAGTTTCGATTCATGTTGCATGAAGGCTCGGTTGGCGCGAAGGTGTTCGTCGAGTTCCTCAAGCGCTTGATGGTCAATGCCGAGAAGCCGGTGTTTCTGATCGTCGATGGTCATCCGATCCACAAGGCAAAGATGGTCAAGAGCTACGTCGAGGGCTTGGACGGCAAGCTCAAACTCTTCTACCTGCCGCCGTACTCGCCGCATCTGAACCCCGATGAAACGGTCTGGGCTCATGTGAAGCGCAAGGTTTCGCGCCAGTTGGTCGAGAGTGCCGAGGAGATGAAGCGACTCGCACTCGGTGCATTGCGCAGCATCCAGAAGCTCCCTGAACTCGTGAAGTCATTTTTCAGGCAGCCAGAGTGCCGCTATATCCTGGAATGA